Part of the Paeniglutamicibacter sulfureus genome, CCATCTTCGGGCACTACGGCGACCGCCTGGGACGCAAGAAGATGCTGATCCTGTCCATGGTGATGATGGGCGTCGCCACCACCGCTATGGGTTTGCTGCCCACCACAGCCACCATCGGAGTGCTGGCACCGGTCCTGCTGATCACCTTGCGCGTCGTCCAGGGCATCGCCGTGGGCGGTGAATGGGGCGGAGCCATGCTGATCGCCCTGGAGCAGGCACCCAAGAAAAAGCGTGGCTTCGCGGCAAGCTTCGCCAACATGGGCGCCCCGGCCGGCGCAGCGCTGGCCACCCTGGCCATGTCGGCGGCGACGCTGCTGCCAGACGAGCAGTTCCTTGCGTGGGGCTGGCGCATCCCATTCCTGCTCAGCGCGGCACTTGTGGCCCTGGCATTGGTCATCCGCCTTAAGGTCTCCGAAAGCCCGCTCTTCCAAAAGCTGGAGCAAGAAGCAGACCGTCGGCGCATGCCGATCCTCGAGGTCTTCACCCGCCACCCGAAGCAGTTGTCCCTGGGCATCCTCGCCGGCGTCGCACAGTTCACCATGGCCGGCATGGTCACCGTCTGGGCCGTCAGTGAGGCCGTGGCCAACGGCGCCGACAAGACAGGCGTGCTCAATGCCAAGGCACTGGCCGCCGTGGCCATGTTGCTGGCAACCATCATCAGCGCACGGCTCTGCGACCGCTTCGGCCGCAAGAAGATCCTGCTCATCGGCATCGTTGCGGGCATGGCGGCGGCCTTCCCGATCCTGAACCTGGTCGAGACCGGAACCGTGGCCGGATACGCGACCGCGGTGATCCTGGGCCAGGGAATCCAGGGATTCATGTTTGGCCCGTTGGCCGCATTCATTGCGGAAATGTTCCCCACCCGGGTCCGCTACACCGGTTCATCGATTGCCTACCAGGCGTCATCGACAATCGGTGCCGGCTTCACACCGATGATCGCCGCGGGCATCATGGCGGCCACCGCCGGCGGCGTGATCCTTGGAGCTGGCTGGATCACAGTCCTGGCCATCTGTGCCATTGCGGTGGTCATCGCACCAGAGGGTCGGAAGCGCGAGCTGACAGACATCTAACGATTTCGACACTTGGTCCAGGCCCGTCCTCGCGTTTGCGACGGCGGGCCGGAGCCATGTCCGCCACGCGATCGCCTCCCGCTTTCGCCCTGGACATGCCTGCAATTTCTGCTCGAACGCGCAGTCCACTGACTCAATGCCGACGCCGGTAATCGAAATACCTGGAATCTTTTCTCTTATTGTCAGTTGCTGGCCGAGCAAGTTTCACCAGTGGAAGACCTTCAGCGTTCGGGGTGTGCTTCATCTGGCAACAGCATTTGCCGACGTGAAAACGCTAACCGGCATTTCACGCTGCAGCTTCCAGGTGATGGCGATCGGCTTTGATCCGTCATGTTTCACGTAGTCGACCGTGCCCAGACACGTGAATGGCATGACCAGCCCGTCGATATCCTTGGCCGCATCACGAGTAAAGAGCAGGATGTGGGATCCGTGGTCCTTCCGATTCAAGTAGCGCTGCCCGGTCGGGCTGGTTGGGCTGGTCGCGTTCTGCGATTCCCAGTGGAAAAGCCGTGGACTGATCGCATAATCCTTGTACAGCGTGTTCGGGTGGTGGACTGTCTCATCTTTGTCCAGCGTCACGAAGAGCGCATCGGTGCTCGCCTGCGGACACCACGCCACTCCCTCACGATGGTTTACGCCCTTGCCTTGTTCCAAGGAACCGTAGTCAAGTGCCGCAAGGACTTCGGACCGCCAGTAGGTGGCATGTGAGTACAGCGGAATCTGTTGCAGACCGAGCGGAAGTCCCTTCGGTGCTCGGGCGCTGCGAGCCACGCCCCGCGCAAACGCAGCGCGCAGTTCCTCAACCAGGTACCCGTTCGCACGAATCCGGTCCAGCCCGTCGTCGTAGGACGCGTTGCCTCCGCCGTTGTCCCAGAACGTGTAGAACAGCATGCGTGCGAACGTCTGGTCCCGTTGTCCCAACTCCGCATAGCGCCGGGCTTCCCTGGAAAGGAGCTCGGAATAAGCCTCGGCGCGCTCGGCGTCGTCAACATGGAGGAATCGTGTGACCCGCTTGAGCAGATCGCGTTCCTCATCTCGTTGGACAGCACCGAATGCGACAAGACCTTCCTCCTGGGGAGAACGCGAAGAGATCAATCCTGCCCGGCGGATCAGATCCGTCCAGGAATCCCCTGTTCTGCGGTAGATGTCCTTGACGTCTCGGCCGGATTCCTCGAGATAGTCATCCAGTCCGAGAAACCCATGGGACTTGATTTCACGAACAAGGGCAGGCTTGTTGAGCTTGAGTTGGGATCGGATGTTCTCCAGGACGATGGCGCGTGTCACTCGATCAAGCATGAGCTGGCATCCCGAGGGTAGTCCCGGCGCGTCCTCGTCGATGATGCGTTCCAGCTTCTTGCGTGGCACATCCAGTAGAGCGCGGTACTTGACGTCGAAGCGGAACTCCCGGCGTTGTTGTCCAATAAAGTCCAGCACGGTGAGCACGGCCTTGTCGTCAGCACGACGCAGTCCGCGGCCCAGTTGCTGGAGGAAGATCGTCGAGCTCTGCGTGGGACGCAACAGGAGGATGGTGTCAATCTCCGGTACGTCGAGTCCCTCGTTGAAGAGATCGACGGCGAAAATACAGTTCAGTTCGCGCGCCCGCAGCTTTGCAAGCGCTTCCTCGCGTTCCTCGGTGCTTGAATTTCCCGATACCGCCACCGAGGGGATTCCCGCCTCGTTGAAGACCTTGGCCATGTAGTGGGCGTGCTTCACCGAGACGCAGAAACCCAGCGCGCGCATCAAGGACGTGCTCAGCACCTTGTCGCGCAGTTCGTTGATGATCTTCAAGGCACGCATGTCATTGCCTGTGTACACATTGCTTAGCTGTTCCAGGTCGTAGGAGCCGCGCTTCCATTCGATGGCAGTGAGGTCGACGTCGTCTGCCACACCGAAGTAGTGGAAAGGAACCAGCAGGTCGGCATCCAGGGCATCCCATAGACGCAGCTCCGAGGCAATCCTGCCGCCAAAGTAGGTGTCCGCCACATTGACGCCGTCGCCACGTTCGGGTGTTGCAGTGAGTCCCAGCAATTCGATGGGCTTCAGGTGCTCAATGAGCTTGCGGTATGAGGATGCTTCGGCATGGTGGAATTCATCGATCACCACGACGTCGAATGCCTGCGGGTCGACCTTGGAAAGTCCGAAAGCGGCCAGGGACTGGATACTGGCGAAGACGTACTTCCATGCCTCCGGTTTTTGTCCATCCACGAACATCTCTCCGAAGGAGCCCTTCCCCAGGACTTTTCGATATGTTTTGAGGGATTGCTCGAGTATCTCTTTGCGGTGAGCCACGAACAAGAGGGTGAGGTCCTGGCCAGCAGCTTCGCACAGTCGCTTGTAATCCAGCGCCGCGAGCACGGTCTTGCCGGTCCCTGTTGCCGCAACCACCAGGTTTCGATGCTCGTTGCGGTTTGTGCGGGCGGCTTCGAGTTCTTCGAGCATTTCCTTTTGATGCATCAGCGGAAGCACTTCCAGCCCGGTGGATCTGAGCATTCGTTCCGCCGTTGTTCCGCCGGCACGTTTCAGTGCCGCGTCCAGCCGCTCAGCGTCAGTATCGGGATCGTATGGAACGAAGGCGTCGTCCTCCCAATAGCTGTCGAATGTCATCGAGAACTTTTGCAGGAGACCCGGAGT contains:
- a CDS encoding DUF3427 domain-containing protein, which codes for MGEGIFESLITDHLAGRLASLHGFTRSVESVQAEDAPGELARFLGRAIEARLGSLEPVQMVTLTNQILELVGHAEDVLHGPQKLMKLQRDDEIRMRSLKRPQTSLSSAALLTNSREDPQLAAELRAELSSADRVDLLCAFIKWEGLRLLSDSLEALKDYGIPIRVITTIYMGATQRHAIDELVRRFGAEVRINYETNATRLHAKAWMFHRNSGFDTAYVGSSNLSRPALLDGLEWNVRLSGVATPGLLQKFSMTFDSYWEDDAFVPYDPDTDAERLDAALKRAGGTTAERMLRSTGLEVLPLMHQKEMLEELEAARTNRNEHRNLVVAATGTGKTVLAALDYKRLCEAAGQDLTLLFVAHRKEILEQSLKTYRKVLGKGSFGEMFVDGQKPEAWKYVFASIQSLAAFGLSKVDPQAFDVVVIDEFHHAEASSYRKLIEHLKPIELLGLTATPERGDGVNVADTYFGGRIASELRLWDALDADLLVPFHYFGVADDVDLTAIEWKRGSYDLEQLSNVYTGNDMRALKIINELRDKVLSTSLMRALGFCVSVKHAHYMAKVFNEAGIPSVAVSGNSSTEEREEALAKLRARELNCIFAVDLFNEGLDVPEIDTILLLRPTQSSTIFLQQLGRGLRRADDKAVLTVLDFIGQQRREFRFDVKYRALLDVPRKKLERIIDEDAPGLPSGCQLMLDRVTRAIVLENIRSQLKLNKPALVREIKSHGFLGLDDYLEESGRDVKDIYRRTGDSWTDLIRRAGLISSRSPQEEGLVAFGAVQRDEERDLLKRVTRFLHVDDAERAEAYSELLSREARRYAELGQRDQTFARMLFYTFWDNGGGNASYDDGLDRIRANGYLVEELRAAFARGVARSARAPKGLPLGLQQIPLYSHATYWRSEVLAALDYGSLEQGKGVNHREGVAWCPQASTDALFVTLDKDETVHHPNTLYKDYAISPRLFHWESQNATSPTSPTGQRYLNRKDHGSHILLFTRDAAKDIDGLVMPFTCLGTVDYVKHDGSKPIAITWKLQREMPVSVFTSANAVAR
- a CDS encoding MFS transporter, which produces MAHETTTAPAVAETSLNTPHMRRILASSFVGSAVEYYDFLLYATAAAVVFNKVFFVNLDAGWATFASFGTLAAGYAARPIGGAIFGHYGDRLGRKKMLILSMVMMGVATTAMGLLPTTATIGVLAPVLLITLRVVQGIAVGGEWGGAMLIALEQAPKKKRGFAASFANMGAPAGAALATLAMSAATLLPDEQFLAWGWRIPFLLSAALVALALVIRLKVSESPLFQKLEQEADRRRMPILEVFTRHPKQLSLGILAGVAQFTMAGMVTVWAVSEAVANGADKTGVLNAKALAAVAMLLATIISARLCDRFGRKKILLIGIVAGMAAAFPILNLVETGTVAGYATAVILGQGIQGFMFGPLAAFIAEMFPTRVRYTGSSIAYQASSTIGAGFTPMIAAGIMAATAGGVILGAGWITVLAICAIAVVIAPEGRKRELTDI